The window AGCATATCGACATCGGCCAGTTCTATGGAGATTTTCTCATCCATATTAGGCTTGCTGTCCAACACGACCATTGCCGTCATTAGCTTGGTTAAAGAGGCAATCGGGACGATATCTTTGGAATTTTTTTCCAGCAAAATCCGGCCAGTACCATCCTCCACCACGATCGCATGTTGCGAGCCAAATGGCAGGGTGCTGGCGTCTTTGCTATGAGAGTTTGCAGCGTTTGCAAAGCTAGCTAAGCTGGTGAACTGTACGGAGAAGAGAAGTACGAGAAAGGAAATGACGCGCAGCGAAATCAAATTATTCATTTAGGAGATTGTCATCTGAAGAATTACATCTGAAAAATTACTAAAGCTCTGGTCAGAGCCTAACCGGAAAACCTTTATACGATTTTCCGGTTAGTTTAATGCAGAAAGAGTTGTAAATTCAACTGTCGAACGTAGTGTTACAAATCACCAACTACTCACGACTTATTTTGCTGTGTAAACGATATCAGCACGGCGATTTTCTGCCCAGGATGCTTCATCATTACCAGTCGCTTTTGGCTTTTCTTTACCGTAGGATACTGCTTCCATTTGGGCTTCTGGCGTTCCCAGCAAAGCCATCGCTTTGCGAACTGCCTCTGCACGTTTTTGTCCCAGTGCGAGGTTGTATTCGCTGCCGCCGCGCTCATCGGTATTGCCCTGGATCAGAATTTTCCGGGTTTTACTGCTCGCAACATACTTGGAGTGTGCATCAACCACGCCGCTAAATTCTGGCTTGACTGTGTATTTATCAAAATCAAAATAGACGCTGCGTTTCGACAAAATATTGTTTGGATCGTTTAAAGGATCGACCGTCGGTGCGACGACCGTTGCTACTGTGCGCGTGTCTGGAGCGGTTGGTTTTGGTGTTGCGGCAACGGGTTCTGTAGGTTTGTCAGCGACTTTGACTGGTGAGCTGCACGCTGCTAAAAGAACAGCACCAGAGACGATAGTGGTGAAGGTGGCAATAGCGCGCATGTAAATTTCCTCTAAAAGTCAGTTTGAATTAATGGTGTTTGGATGAATTTAAAGTTTGAATACCTTGCTAAAGCGCCGATCTTTTGCGCCGTTGAACAACCGGTATCATCTTTAAAGACCGCCAATGATCCAATAAAAGACTTAGGCGAAACTTAAATGGACTCTGTTTTTTAAAAAAAATTATTGTTGATACGACGAGTAATCTCAGTCAGGCAATGCGGGAAAGTCGATCTGCACAGACAAACCACCAAGCTTAGAATCTGCCAAGCTGATCGTCGCTTTATGTCGGTCTGCAATCGTTTTAGCAATCGCTAATCCAAGTCCGCTACCGCTGGGTGAGGTACCCGGTACACGATAAAACCGATCGAAGATTCTCGTACGTTCTTCCGGTCGGATACCGTTGCCAGAGTCCTGGATAGTCAGTGTGATTTTATTCGCCGTGGCTAGGATATCAAGTTGTACTTGTCCAGATTCAGGAATATAGCGGATGGCATTGTCCAGCAGATTACAAATCATGATGCGCAAGCTATCGGCATTGCCCAAAATATCAATATCCGGTTCTGAGTTTGATCCCGAATCCATTAGCGTGCTGCTATCCAATTGGATATGGCGAGACAACGCGAAAGGGCCGAGGTCTGAGATCGCCTGCTCAACGCAAGAGGTCAATGCAATCCTGCTCAGCTCACCATTTTGAGAAGACGGATCTTGCCTTGCCAGCGCCAGCAATTGCTCTACCAATCGGGAGGCGCGATCAACGCCGCCCAGTAAGCGCCCCACTGCTTGCGAAATCGCAATATCATCTTTTGAACGTGACAGAGTTTGTACTTGTAAGCGCAGTGCCGTGATCGGCGAACGCAATTCATGCGCGGCATCTGCCACAAATCGCTGCTGCGATTGCAATGCCTGTAGCATGCGCGCCAGCAAAGAATTTAGTTCGGTTACTAGTAGGGATACTTCTTCTGGCACCCCGGTATCGGATACCGGCTCTATCGAATCGGCATTTCGGTTAGCCAACTCTAATCCGATCCGGTTCAGCGGCGCAAGTGCCGCTGTCACCAACCACCAAGCCGCGACAAACAATAACAGCGATACCGGAATAATCGGCCACAGCGAGCTGGTGACCAAGGACAAAGCACGGTTGCGACGCGCATCAATTTTTTGGGCGATTTGCACTACGTGATTATCGGCCTGTGCCGCGTAAATCCGCCATTCGCCATTTTCCAGATTGACCGTGGAATAGCCCAATGGCGCTTGCTTTGGCAGAAAACGATAGGTGTGCGATTGATAGACACGCACGCCTTTGTCGGACCAGACTTGTACGACAAAATCAAAACTATTACTTTCGATTCCAGGCATCGTATGCCACTGCGCCTCCTCAAAATCTCTGTCTTGTAAAGCCAGCGCCATTTGCTGCATGTGATAATCAAATAGTTTATTCGCCTGCCGCATCGCTGCCTGAAATGACGTCGCAAATTGCAGCGCCGCGGCTAGAAAAATCGCAACGCCAAATAACAAAATCAGACGGACCCTTAAGGACCGAAAGGTGCTAAATGACCGAAGCGAGCGGAATACGGACGACAAGCGCGTCACCTTGACAGGCTTACCAGGCTTGATCGGCGTCATTGGCTTTTCTCCAGCATATAGCCGACACCACGCACATTGACGATAAATTTTTGACCGAGTTTTTTGCGCAGGCCATGGATATACACTTCCACCGCATTGCTTTCTACCTCGCCCGACCAGCCAAATAAGCGTTCTTCCAACTGGCCGCGGGATAAAATCGCACCGGGTCTGGTGATCAGCGCATCGAGAATAGCCCACTCCCGCGAAGACAAAATCACTTGTCCCTGGCTATTGCTAACCTCTTTGGTAATCGCATTGATTAGCACATCGCCATGTTGGTAAAGAGGTTCAACCCGTCCGCGGGCACGGCGCACCAGCGCATGTAAGCGTGCGATCAGCTCATCCAGATCAAACGGCTTGACCAGATAATCATCGGCACCGTTATGCAAACCCAACACACGCTGCGGGACGGTATCTCGTGCTGTCATCACCAGCACAGGGATCGCGTCTCCGCGGGAACGTAGCTGGCGCAAAATGTCCATGCCGTCACGTGAGGGCAAGCTCAGATCGAGTAGCAAGGCATCGTAGGCGTGCTGATGTAAGGCATTTTCTGCGGCGGCACCATCGGTCAGCCAATCCACCAAAATCGCCTCACCTTCCAGCGCGATCTGGATATTTTCGCCAATCATAGGGTCGTCTTCGACTAACAGAACTTTCATATTTTCTTAAAATGTTTGCGGCAGATTAGGCAGCTAGTCAGATCGCTAGCAATGTGCGGATTGTAAGCGAATCGCAAAAACGAACGATGCATCGTCATTTTTTTCATGCCATTGTCGAGCAGCGTCTTTCGATTACCCCATCCCGTTGCTAGCTTGCGACTCATCGTTCGGCGGACACCGATGAGCATGCCAATCAATTACAAAAAAACAACAACATCCAAGTAATTGGCAAGAACCGCAAGCTAAGCCGAACGCCATCCGGCAAACAGTCTCATCGCCATCATTGATCCGATCAAAGTGCGCCATATTTCATATACTCCCCTTACTTTTTATAAAAATACCATCATTGTCCAATTAATATATGGACAATTTAAAATACTCCCATGCAGTATAAATTAATAGACTCTAGTAACGCGCTAGTTTGCTTGCATCTTTGTTCCTCAATTCTTCCCTGCCAGCATCAACTTCATTTGCGCCAGAGCATCCAAAGCTTGCTCCGAAGAACATCATTTTGTTCGATGAATCAATATATTAAAAGACGCTTGATAAACTCTTTTAGTTGCAATATATTTAACAAATTAAATGACTCAGTGAAGCATCGCTGGGATTTAAGGGTGGCAATTCTGGTTCCATGTGTTGTGGTTTGTGTCCTCCCGTTTTGGTTTCAACACACCTAAGCAGACTCATTTTTTCAATTGTTCTTTTCAATTTTTTGAGGAAAACGCATGAACACAGTGGACAACTCCCCCTCCCTTAAACGACGCACGCTGCTGAGCGCCGCGGTCAGTCTGTTATTTGTCTCGGGCAGAACATTCGCTGCCGATAGCAGTGCGGGCAAAGCCATGCTGGCGATGGCACCGATTGCAAAAAAAGAACCGGTTACCGATACCTATTGGGGCATGCAAATTGTTGATCCCTACCGCTGGATGGAGCAAAAGCCTGCAAGCGCTGAATGGACTACCTGGCTTAAGGAGCAGAATAATTACACCCGGGTCGCGCTAGAAGCCTTGCCAGCCAAAGCCTCATTCATGAAGTCGCTAGAGACCTATACCAAAGCAGTGGACACACTGGGCTTTATACAATCCGCCGGCGATAAATTATTTATCTCGAAGCGAGTCATTGGATCGCAAGTAATCGCGCTGTTTGTCAGAGATGGCGGAGGCAAAGAGCGTTTACTCTTTGATCCCTCAGCCGGTGTAGAAGCCGGAAAACCCACACGTACGATGGATTATGCGATGCCCTCGCCAAGCGGCGATTATGTGGCTTATGGCGTCTCCGAGGGCGGCTCAGAAATGACTGCTAGCTACATCCTCAACGTCAGTACGGGTGAAACAACAGAAGTGAGCCGTATCTTTTCACGCGGTACTGGCTGGACTGGTGACGGTAAAGGATTTTTTTATTACCGTCTGAGAGCTGATGCGGTTCCCGGTACCCTGGAATTTGGCAAAGGTGGCAGTTGCTGGCTGCATCGTATTGGTCAAGCCGGCAAGGATGTTGAGTTATTTCGCAGCGGCGAAGGGCCAGACTTTGAAGAAATTGAAGACGACCAGCCGCATCTGGCAAGTGCGCCACACAGCAAATGGGTTCTGGCTAGCCATGTTTGCAACGGCAATGAAATCGCCTCCCTCTATGTGTGCCGCTATGATGATTTGTTGAAGGGATCACCAGCATGGCGCAAAGTCGCCAACCGCAAAGATGGCGCACTACAAGCCAAACTTGTTGGCGACGATATCTATGTTCTCGCCAACGGACGGGCTGATCGCGGTGAGATTTACAAATTCACCGCCCAAAACGGTAAGATCGACGCTACGACTAAAGTGATCAGCCAAGGCAGCTTCGTCATCAACGAATTTGTCACTGCAAAAGATGGCGTCTATGTCCGCACCTTTGAACATGGTGTTAGTGGATTGATGCGGCTCTCAGCCAAGGGCAAACTCGATAAAATCAACATGCCGATGCAAGGTTCAGTATGGAGCATGGCAAGCAATCCTGATCATACCGGTCTCTGGTATCTGATCGACGATCTGACAACGCCTGCTACCTCCTATTATCTGGACGGAAAGATGCTCACATCTACCAGCGTGGAACTGGTCAAAGCGCCGCCCTACAGCACCAAGAATTTTCTCACCACCCGCACCTCGGTCAGCGTCAGAGATGGCACAAAAGTACCGGTGGAGATTTTATCGCGCAAAGATACGCAACGCGATGGTCACCGACCCGTGCTGTTGATCGCTTATGGTTCTTACGGCTCTATTCTGGATCCTGGCTATAACAGTTCGATGCTGTCTTTGTTAGATGCTGGCGGGCTCGTCGTATATGCCCATGTGCGCGGCGGTGGCGAGCTTGGTGATGATTGGCATCGCGCCGGACAAAAAGCGACCAAGCCTAATACCTGGCGGGATGCGATCGATGTCGCAGAATTTTTGATCAAAGAAAAATGGACCTCGAAACAACAGGTCGCTCTGTGGGGTACCTCGGCTGGTGGGATCATGGTGGGACGAGCAATGACGGAACGACCTGATCTCTTTGGCGCTGCCATCGGAGAAGTTGGCGCATTCAATACCTTACGGTTTGAACTGACCTCCAATGGTCCGGGCAATGACGCCGAGTTTGGCACTGTAAAAAAGGAAGACGAGTTCCACGCGCTACTCGCGATGGATTCGTATCATGCAGTACGCGATGGGGTCAAATATCCGGCCACTTTGTTACTCACGGGTGCAAATGATTTACGCGTAGAGCCATGGCAGATCGGTAAATTCGCAGCGCGTCTGCAAGAAGCCAACGCGGCCAGCACCCCTATTTTGCTCAGAGTAGACTATGACTCTGGCCATTTCGCCACGAGCCGTAAATATGCGATGGAAAAGTATGCAGATATTTTCAGTTTCGTTGTGAATTATTGCAATACTACCAGCGCCAGAAGCTAACCTCACCAACAACGATAGTAAGCAGAAATCAAAAGCCCAGGCATCTGTTGATAGACACCTGGGCTTTTTGTGTTTAATGCAAAAAGAACTTATAACTTAGCGATGGATACCTCAGTCGCCTTCACCAGCGCGACCACTTCCGTGCCGATGACCAAGCCCAAATCTTTGATTGAGCGTGTCGTGATGACAGAAGTCACGATCCCTGCCGGGGTTTCCACATCGACTTCAGAGACCACAGACCCCTCGATAATCGCTTTGATTTTGCCGCGAAATTGATTACGTACATTGATTGCCTGTATGCTCATCATAACTCCTGTGAAGATGAATAAGAGGATACTCCCCCATTAAATTACAAAAACCACCAGATTGTCCAGACAATACCTGGACAATTTAAAATACCCACTACCAGTATCTAAATCGCCCAACTCACCTGACTGACTGTGCGCAATAAAGAAACATCACCTAATGTATTGTCCCGCTCCCCATCTACTACAGGTGCCGGATGACGTAAAACCCGTTTTAAAATCCGTTCCTCCAATTCGGCAAACGCTGGATTACCGCGCGCCCGTGGCCTGGCAAAACTCACCCGTTCATCCAAGGTGATCTGACCGTCTTCAATCAAAATCACCCGATCAGCCAAGGCGATCGCCTCTTGCACATCATGTGTCACCAGCAAAGCGGTAAAGCCACGCTGCAACCATAATTCTTCAATCAGACTTTGCATCTCGATGCGGGTTAGTGCGTCCAGCGCGCCTAAGGGTTCGTCCAACAGCAACAACTCTAGCTCGTGTACCAAGGCGCGTGCCAAGGCAACGCGCTGACGCTGACCGCCAGACAACACGGATGGCCATTCTGTCGCACGTTCCGACAATGCGACTTTTTCCAGCGCGTTTTTTGCGGCTAGCGCACCCTTGTTTTTATCCAGACCCAGCGCGACGTTGTTAAGCACATTCTTCCAGGGGAGCAAGCGTGAATCCTGAAACATCACGCGGGTCTCCGGCTTTTTTTGACCCTGATTAAAACGGATCTCACCGCCATCAGCTTTTTCCAGACCAGCGACTAGCCTTAACAAGGTACTCTTACCGCAACCGCTCCGACCAATCACGGCAACAAATTCACCCGCTTTCACATCCAGACTCAGCGCTTTTAATACTTGTCTTTCGCCATAGACTTTTTGGATTGCGCGCAGCTGTATTGCAGCGCCTTTAGTTTTAGCTTCTTGCGGATTCGGTACGCCAGACGGCTCTGGCAAAGGCATTTCTTCAGGCCATTGAGCGGCAGCAGCGTCGGTCCAATCTGCATCAAGTTCTTTCTTCAGCGCCGTAATATTGTTGACACTATTCACAGTCAATCCATTGCTTGGCGGGCGATGTGCTAAGGCAGCATTTTCTATCACTCGTTTTGGTGTCAGTGCATGAGCAGTCATGAGGTTTTCCTTTGATAGCCGGGATGCCAGCGCAACCAGTAATGTTCTAATCCACGAGATAAGACATCTGCCAGCTTTCCCAGTAAGGCGTATAAGAGTATGCCGACCAATACCACATCCGTTTGTAAAAATTCACGCGCATTCATCGTCATATATCCAATCCCCGCCTGCGCTGAAATTGTCTCTGCCACGATTAATAAGACCCAGACCAGGCCAAGTGAAAACCGCACTCCGACCAAAATCGATGGCAACGCACCCGGCAAAATCACATCACGATACAGCGGCCAGCCTGACAGTCCATAGCTTTGCGCCATTTCAATCAAACCCTTGTCGACCGACCGAATGCCATGAAAAGTGTTCAGATAGACCGGGAAAAAGACCCCGATCGATACCAAAAATAACTTTGCACTCTCTTCAATTCCAAACCACAAAATAACCAATGGAATGAGTGCCAGAGCGGGAATATTGCGTATCATTTGCAAGCTCGTATCCAGCAAAGTCTCTGCAATTTTGAAGCTACCCGTGAGCAAACCGAGCAGCAAACCCAAGCCACCGCCGATGAAAAAGCCGGATGATGCGCGCCATAAACTGGTTTTCGTATGCAGCCATAAATCACCAGAAACCGCAAGCGTCCAGAAAGCCTTTGCGACCGCCCACGGCTCCGGCAAAATTCGACTGGACAACCAGCCAACCTGAGCCGCAAATTGCCATAGTCCGATTAACAGTACTGGGACTACCCACGGTAAAAATGAACGCAGTGAACTCCCCAGCAATGATTTGGCATGCCGGATCACTGTGTGGCTAAGCACACCAAATCCGTCTTCGGCTAGCGAACTAGAGGTCGGTGACTGCTGACGAAAACGGGACTGTACGCCGTTCGCAAAAACGACCTCATCGGACACTTCCGTGATGAAGGGCTCCATACATCCTCTCTAACTTTGTGAAACCTTGGGCTCAATACTATTGGCAATAATCTCGCCGAAAGGGCCTGTCATCGTACTGACTTGTCCCGCAGTTGCCTTACCAATCAGAGGGAATACCAGTTCAGCAAAACGGTAGGATTCTTCAAGATGCGGGTAGCCAGACATGATGAAGGTATCAATACCTAAATCAGCATATTCCTGCATGCGGGCGGCAACCGTCTCTGGGTCGCCCACCAATGCTGTGCCAGCACCGCCGCGCACCAGGCCAACGCCTGCCCACAAGTTCGGGGAAACTTCCAGCTTGTCGCGCTTACCGCCGTGCAAAGCCGTCATACGCTGCTGACCGACTGAATCCATTTTAGAAAATGCTGCCTGCGCGCGGGCAATGACTGCATCATCGACATGACTGATCAACTCTTCTGCGGCTTTCCATGCGGCATCGTTGGTCTCACGGACAATCACATGTAAGCGGATGCCAAATCGCAAGGTACGGCCATGTTTCGCAGCGCGGGCACGCATATCCCTAATTTTTTCTGCGACGGCAGCAGGAGGTTCGCCCCAGGTCAGATACACATCCACCTGCTCGGCTGCGAGTTCATGTGCAGCCTCAGATGAGCCACCGAAGTACAGTGGTGGATAAGGCTTTTGTACTGGCGGATACAAAGTCTTTGATCCCTTGACCTTGATATGTTTGCCTTCAAAATCAAAACCACCACTCGCACCATCAGCGCCCTCACCTGACAGAGAGGCACGCCAGACCCGCAAGAATTCGTCTGTGATTTCATAGCGTTCAGAATGGTCCGTCCATAAGCCATCGGCTTCCAGCTCCACTTGATCGCCGCCGGTCACGACGTTTATCAACAAACGACCGTTAGAGAGACGGTCAAAAGTCGACGCCATACGAACAGACAAACCAGGCGTGCTCAGACCTGGACGGATAGCGACCAAAAATTTAAGATTCTTTGTCGCGCCAATCAAGCTCGAGGCAACGACCCAGGCATCTTCGCAAGACCGTCCCGTCGGTAATAACACACCGTCATAACCTTGGGTATCGGCGGCCACTGCGACTTGGCGCAGATAGTCGTAGCTAATTTGGCGCGCACCCTTCATGGTACCTAAATAGCGGCTATCACCGTGGGTAGGGATAAACCAAAATACATTGAAACTCATGACAAATCCTCGAAAATAAGTACGACTTCAGTATGAAATATGAAATTTGGGATATTGAATTTTGTGATTTTATTGCGTCGGTGTATCTCACTTAGCCCCAGGCGGCAACCAGACAGCATCTCTAATATTGACGGACTTCGGTATCAACTTCTGCTGGTAAAAATTGTCGGCCACACGTTGCTGCTCATCGATAATATTCTGCGTTAAGTACACCACTGGAGAGCGCGGTCGGCGATCTAAATAGGTAGCGATGGTCGCTTTATCCAGGCCAGTACTGGCGGCAATTGCCGCAATTGCCTCCGGACGATTGCTATGTACAAAAGTGTCGCTCTTCGTCAACTCCTCAAACAATAGTTGAATGACTTTTGGATATTTTTCTGCAAAACTACGGCTAGATAAATAGTGCGATAAGTTATTCACCAATCCGTTACCCGTCACCAGCACACGCGGCTTGGCAGTTTGTTCAATCGCAGCCCAATAAGGATCCCAGATCGCCCAAGCATCAACGCTACCGCGCTCAAATGCGGCACGTGCATCAGCCGGCGCGAGATAAATTGGTGTGATATCGCTCCACTGCAAACCGCCTTGCTGAACCGCACGCAGCACGTGGTAATGCGCGCTGGAACCTTTTTGAAAAGCGATCTTTTTTCCTTTCAGATCACTCAGCGTTTTGATGGGAGAGTCTTGCTTTACCAAGATTGCACTGACTGACGGCTTTGCAGGTTCTGCGCCAACATACACCAGACTGCTACCTGCAGCCTGGGCAAAAATCGGCGGTGGTTCACCGGTCGTCGCAAAATCGATACTGCCGACGGATAGCGCCTCTAACATTTGAGGTCCGGCGGTAAATTCGAACCAGGTAATCTTGACGCCCCCTGGCTTTGCGCTCCCTAACAGCTGTTCTAACGATTGACGTTGCTTTAACAAAGTGAGGTTGACCGAACTCTTTTGAAATCCAATACGCAGTTCGGAAGGCAGGTCAGCTTTCGATAATGCCGCCATCGCAGAATGAGGCAGGATCATTATCGTAGTAGCTGCGACGACAAATTTCAGAAGCGATATCGCATGACGGAAGGGAGAACTCATCATCACTTCGCCACGTTAAATACAACATCTTTAATGCTGATTTTTTTAGGAATCAACTTAAGATCAAAAAAGACATCTGCAATACTCTGCTGCTCTTTAATGACTTGCTCTGAAATCGGCCTGACGCCAAAACTAAAACGCTTGGTCGCCAGAT of the Undibacterium sp. 5I1 genome contains:
- a CDS encoding ATP-binding cassette domain-containing protein, translating into MPLPEPSGVPNPQEAKTKGAAIQLRAIQKVYGERQVLKALSLDVKAGEFVAVIGRSGCGKSTLLRLVAGLEKADGGEIRFNQGQKKPETRVMFQDSRLLPWKNVLNNVALGLDKNKGALAAKNALEKVALSERATEWPSVLSGGQRQRVALARALVHELELLLLDEPLGALDALTRIEMQSLIEELWLQRGFTALLVTHDVQEAIALADRVILIEDGQITLDERVSFARPRARGNPAFAELEERILKRVLRHPAPVVDGERDNTLGDVSLLRTVSQVSWAI
- a CDS encoding TOBE domain-containing protein translates to MSIQAINVRNQFRGKIKAIIEGSVVSEVDVETPAGIVTSVITTRSIKDLGLVIGTEVVALVKATEVSIAKL
- a CDS encoding sulfonate ABC transporter substrate-binding protein, translated to MMSSPFRHAISLLKFVVAATTIMILPHSAMAALSKADLPSELRIGFQKSSVNLTLLKQRQSLEQLLGSAKPGGVKITWFEFTAGPQMLEALSVGSIDFATTGEPPPIFAQAAGSSLVYVGAEPAKPSVSAILVKQDSPIKTLSDLKGKKIAFQKGSSAHYHVLRAVQQGGLQWSDITPIYLAPADARAAFERGSVDAWAIWDPYWAAIEQTAKPRVLVTGNGLVNNLSHYLSSRSFAEKYPKVIQLLFEELTKSDTFVHSNRPEAIAAIAASTGLDKATIATYLDRRPRSPVVYLTQNIIDEQQRVADNFYQQKLIPKSVNIRDAVWLPPGAK
- a CDS encoding response regulator transcription factor, with amino-acid sequence MKVLLVEDDPMIGENIQIALEGEAILVDWLTDGAAAENALHQHAYDALLLDLSLPSRDGMDILRQLRSRGDAIPVLVMTARDTVPQRVLGLHNGADDYLVKPFDLDELIARLHALVRRARGRVEPLYQHGDVLINAITKEVSNSQGQVILSSREWAILDALITRPGAILSRGQLEERLFGWSGEVESNAVEVYIHGLRKKLGQKFIVNVRGVGYMLEKSQ
- the ssuC gene encoding aliphatic sulfonate ABC transporter permease SsuC, producing the protein MEPFITEVSDEVVFANGVQSRFRQQSPTSSSLAEDGFGVLSHTVIRHAKSLLGSSLRSFLPWVVPVLLIGLWQFAAQVGWLSSRILPEPWAVAKAFWTLAVSGDLWLHTKTSLWRASSGFFIGGGLGLLLGLLTGSFKIAETLLDTSLQMIRNIPALALIPLVILWFGIEESAKLFLVSIGVFFPVYLNTFHGIRSVDKGLIEMAQSYGLSGWPLYRDVILPGALPSILVGVRFSLGLVWVLLIVAETISAQAGIGYMTMNAREFLQTDVVLVGILLYALLGKLADVLSRGLEHYWLRWHPGYQRKTS
- the pal gene encoding peptidoglycan-associated lipoprotein Pal; the protein is MRAIATFTTIVSGAVLLAACSSPVKVADKPTEPVAATPKPTAPDTRTVATVVAPTVDPLNDPNNILSKRSVYFDFDKYTVKPEFSGVVDAHSKYVASSKTRKILIQGNTDERGGSEYNLALGQKRAEAVRKAMALLGTPEAQMEAVSYGKEKPKATGNDEASWAENRRADIVYTAK
- a CDS encoding prolyl oligopeptidase family serine peptidase, producing the protein MNTVDNSPSLKRRTLLSAAVSLLFVSGRTFAADSSAGKAMLAMAPIAKKEPVTDTYWGMQIVDPYRWMEQKPASAEWTTWLKEQNNYTRVALEALPAKASFMKSLETYTKAVDTLGFIQSAGDKLFISKRVIGSQVIALFVRDGGGKERLLFDPSAGVEAGKPTRTMDYAMPSPSGDYVAYGVSEGGSEMTASYILNVSTGETTEVSRIFSRGTGWTGDGKGFFYYRLRADAVPGTLEFGKGGSCWLHRIGQAGKDVELFRSGEGPDFEEIEDDQPHLASAPHSKWVLASHVCNGNEIASLYVCRYDDLLKGSPAWRKVANRKDGALQAKLVGDDIYVLANGRADRGEIYKFTAQNGKIDATTKVISQGSFVINEFVTAKDGVYVRTFEHGVSGLMRLSAKGKLDKINMPMQGSVWSMASNPDHTGLWYLIDDLTTPATSYYLDGKMLTSTSVELVKAPPYSTKNFLTTRTSVSVRDGTKVPVEILSRKDTQRDGHRPVLLIAYGSYGSILDPGYNSSMLSLLDAGGLVVYAHVRGGGELGDDWHRAGQKATKPNTWRDAIDVAEFLIKEKWTSKQQVALWGTSAGGIMVGRAMTERPDLFGAAIGEVGAFNTLRFELTSNGPGNDAEFGTVKKEDEFHALLAMDSYHAVRDGVKYPATLLLTGANDLRVEPWQIGKFAARLQEANAASTPILLRVDYDSGHFATSRKYAMEKYADIFSFVVNYCNTTSARS
- a CDS encoding ATP-binding protein → MTPIKPGKPVKVTRLSSVFRSLRSFSTFRSLRVRLILLFGVAIFLAAALQFATSFQAAMRQANKLFDYHMQQMALALQDRDFEEAQWHTMPGIESNSFDFVVQVWSDKGVRVYQSHTYRFLPKQAPLGYSTVNLENGEWRIYAAQADNHVVQIAQKIDARRNRALSLVTSSLWPIIPVSLLLFVAAWWLVTAALAPLNRIGLELANRNADSIEPVSDTGVPEEVSLLVTELNSLLARMLQALQSQQRFVADAAHELRSPITALRLQVQTLSRSKDDIAISQAVGRLLGGVDRASRLVEQLLALARQDPSSQNGELSRIALTSCVEQAISDLGPFALSRHIQLDSSTLMDSGSNSEPDIDILGNADSLRIMICNLLDNAIRYIPESGQVQLDILATANKITLTIQDSGNGIRPEERTRIFDRFYRVPGTSPSGSGLGLAIAKTIADRHKATISLADSKLGGLSVQIDFPALPD
- the ssuD gene encoding FMNH2-dependent alkanesulfonate monooxygenase — translated: MSFNVFWFIPTHGDSRYLGTMKGARQISYDYLRQVAVAADTQGYDGVLLPTGRSCEDAWVVASSLIGATKNLKFLVAIRPGLSTPGLSVRMASTFDRLSNGRLLINVVTGGDQVELEADGLWTDHSERYEITDEFLRVWRASLSGEGADGASGGFDFEGKHIKVKGSKTLYPPVQKPYPPLYFGGSSEAAHELAAEQVDVYLTWGEPPAAVAEKIRDMRARAAKHGRTLRFGIRLHVIVRETNDAAWKAAEELISHVDDAVIARAQAAFSKMDSVGQQRMTALHGGKRDKLEVSPNLWAGVGLVRGGAGTALVGDPETVAARMQEYADLGIDTFIMSGYPHLEESYRFAELVFPLIGKATAGQVSTMTGPFGEIIANSIEPKVSQS